From Sulfolobales archaeon, one genomic window encodes:
- the lysX gene encoding lysine biosynthesis protein LysX: MRVGIAYTIYRWEEKELTRALRERGAEVRLVHLEEQPIAIGSEGQDRIDIYIQRSIVRPLAPAVSAAIESQGIRVVNRSIATLIAQDKAVSLSILSSKGIPVPKTYIAYGLGSILEAAKLIGYPLVYKPSQGSWGRLVSLIKDEEMLRTIYEHREVIQDPRARVGLVQELVDKGDRDIRALVVGSRVVGAMYRIGGFVTNYARGSEVVAAKLSPEVEDLAVRAAEALGLEIAGVDIFERRSGGYLVNEVNPVPEFKGVATATGIDVAGIIAEYIISLVRR; this comes from the coding sequence GTGAGGGTTGGGATAGCATATACAATCTATAGGTGGGAGGAGAAGGAGCTTACCAGGGCTCTTAGAGAGAGGGGTGCTGAGGTAAGACTTGTACATCTTGAGGAGCAACCTATAGCCATTGGATCAGAGGGTCAGGATCGGATAGACATATATATCCAGAGATCCATTGTAAGGCCCCTTGCCCCAGCCGTATCCGCAGCAATAGAATCCCAGGGTATAAGGGTGGTGAATAGGAGTATAGCGACTCTTATAGCACAGGATAAAGCAGTATCGCTCTCAATCCTATCCTCGAAGGGGATACCAGTCCCTAAAACCTATATAGCATATGGCCTAGGCTCTATCCTAGAGGCTGCAAAGCTAATAGGATACCCCCTTGTATATAAACCCTCCCAGGGGAGCTGGGGCAGGCTTGTATCGCTTATAAAGGATGAGGAGATGCTTAGAACCATATATGAGCATAGAGAGGTCATACAAGATCCAAGGGCAAGGGTGGGCCTCGTACAGGAGTTGGTTGATAAGGGGGATAGAGATATAAGGGCCCTAGTGGTTGGCTCAAGGGTTGTCGGTGCGATGTATAGGATAGGTGGTTTTGTCACAAACTATGCCAGAGGCTCTGAGGTGGTTGCTGCAAAGCTCTCCCCAGAGGTTGAGGATCTAGCTGTTAGGGCTGCAGAGGCCCTCGGGCTTGAGATAGCTGGTGTGGATATATTTGAAAGGAGATCAGGTGGTTATCTCGTAAACGAGGTTAACCCTGTCCCAGAGTTCAAGGGTGTTGCAACGGCAACCGGGATAGATGTTGCTGGTATAATAGCTGAATATATTATATCGCTGGTGAGGAGGTAG
- a CDS encoding [LysW]-aminoadipate/[LysW]-glutamate kinase, with the protein MDTASKAGLADIAVVKIGGRVIERNLGGLLDSIAREARIRRVILVHGGGDQVTRISKALGIEPRFVISPQGIRSRYTSKEELEVFIMVMSAINRNIVSELARRGVEALGVAGCDGPLFEGSRKKQIVIVDERGRKRVVEGGYTGRIERCHRDRFQRLLEIYRVLVVSPLVLDPSEGVLLNTDGDEAAASIASCVRAYEAIFVTDVPGVIIDGKIMPRISAKDKEILEKIGAGMNRKVLAASKYIQETGGKAYICDGTSGDIFEKARTGGCTEITE; encoded by the coding sequence ATGGATACCGCCTCCAAGGCCGGCTTAGCGGATATAGCTGTTGTTAAGATAGGGGGGAGGGTTATCGAGAGAAACCTTGGAGGGCTTCTAGATAGCATAGCTAGAGAGGCTAGGATTAGAAGGGTAATACTAGTACATGGGGGAGGCGATCAGGTTACCAGGATTAGCAAGGCCCTCGGGATAGAGCCTAGATTCGTGATATCTCCCCAGGGTATAAGGAGTAGATATACATCTAAGGAGGAGCTGGAGGTCTTCATAATGGTTATGTCAGCTATAAACAGAAACATAGTCTCAGAACTGGCTAGAAGAGGTGTAGAAGCACTGGGAGTTGCTGGATGCGATGGACCCCTATTCGAGGGGAGTAGGAAGAAGCAGATTGTGATAGTGGATGAAAGGGGTAGGAAGAGGGTTGTAGAGGGAGGCTATACAGGCAGGATAGAGAGGTGCCACCGGGATAGGTTCCAGAGACTCCTAGAAATATATAGGGTTCTCGTAGTATCACCACTAGTCCTAGACCCCAGCGAAGGCGTGCTCCTAAACACCGATGGAGACGAGGCAGCCGCCTCGATAGCCAGCTGTGTCAGGGCATACGAAGCTATATTTGTAACAGATGTTCCAGGGGTTATAATAGATGGAAAAATCATGCCAAGGATCAGCGCTAAGGATAAGGAGATATTGGAGAAGATAGGGGCTGGAATGAATAGAAAGGTATTGGCAGCATCTAAATACATCCAAGAAACCGGTGGAAAGGCATACATATGCGACGGAACATCAGGAGACATATTTGAAAAAGCCAGAACAGGTGGATGCACAGAAATCACAGAATAA
- the lysW/argW gene encoding alpha-aminoadipate/glutamate carrier protein LysW/ArgW, translating to MELKCPVCGLPVLIPDDAVSGELVDHDCGVSLEVIINDGTIHLKPFESAGEDWGE from the coding sequence ATGGAGCTAAAATGCCCAGTCTGTGGCCTCCCAGTATTGATACCAGATGATGCTGTATCTGGAGAGCTTGTGGATCATGATTGCGGCGTCTCGCTCGAGGTTATAATAAATGATGGAACAATACATTTAAAGCCATTTGAGAGCGCTGGCGAGGATTGGGGAGAATAG
- the argC gene encoding N-acetyl-gamma-glutamyl-phosphate reductase: MVRICVIGGSGYTGGELLRYLATHREAEVTYVTSREYAGKPIHFAHPNLRGFYRGVRFEAINMDRVLKMCDAAFFATPIEVSLEYIPKIVESGVRIVDLSPAFRLRDLDAFKHYYELEHPAPDLLEKAVYGLPEIHIYRERLRNSQLIASPGCNATASILSIYPLAYSKRISYPITIDIKAGSSEAGSKPTPWDHHPERAGSVRPYSPKGHRHVAEVIRVLRDLGEISPRVSIIPHAVPIVRGVLSSTHLYIEISEEELAKIFVERYMGSPFIRILYGAPNPYPDPKNVVGTNLADLGFAVEREAGRASIFVAIDNLGKGAAGQAIQAFNIAMGFDEREGLWIPPPRPA; encoded by the coding sequence TTGGTTAGAATATGTGTGATCGGTGGATCAGGCTATACGGGTGGAGAGCTTCTTAGATACCTCGCAACACATAGAGAGGCTGAGGTTACATATGTAACATCTAGGGAATATGCCGGCAAACCGATACACTTCGCACACCCCAACCTAAGAGGATTCTACAGGGGAGTGAGGTTCGAGGCTATAAATATGGATAGGGTTTTAAAGATGTGTGATGCAGCATTCTTCGCCACACCCATCGAGGTATCGCTCGAATATATTCCAAAGATTGTTGAGTCGGGAGTTAGAATCGTAGATCTTAGCCCAGCCTTTAGACTTAGAGATCTAGATGCCTTTAAACACTATTACGAGCTAGAACACCCAGCACCAGATCTTTTAGAGAAGGCGGTATATGGATTGCCAGAGATCCACATATATAGGGAGAGGCTTAGAAACTCGCAGTTGATAGCGTCACCAGGATGTAATGCAACAGCATCTATACTCTCTATCTATCCCCTCGCATATAGCAAGAGAATCTCATATCCAATAACGATAGATATTAAGGCTGGGAGCAGCGAGGCAGGATCCAAGCCAACCCCATGGGATCATCATCCAGAGAGGGCTGGTAGTGTTAGGCCATATAGCCCTAAGGGGCATAGGCATGTGGCTGAGGTGATCAGGGTTTTAAGGGATCTCGGTGAGATATCTCCAAGGGTGAGCATTATCCCCCACGCTGTGCCAATTGTTAGGGGTGTGCTCTCATCAACACATCTATATATAGAGATATCTGAGGAGGAGCTTGCAAAGATCTTTGTAGAGAGGTATATGGGAAGCCCATTCATAAGAATACTATATGGTGCTCCAAACCCATACCCAGATCCCAAGAATGTTGTCGGCACAAACCTAGCTGATCTAGGATTCGCTGTTGAGAGAGAAGCTGGTAGGGCCTCGATATTCGTTGCAATAGATAACCTGGGGAAGGGGGCTGCTGGCCAGGCTATACAGGCATTCAATATAGCCATGGGATTCGATGAGAGGGAGGGGCTATGGATACCGCCTCCAAGGCCGGCTTAG